From the Glandiceps talaboti chromosome 12, keGlaTala1.1, whole genome shotgun sequence genome, one window contains:
- the LOC144443576 gene encoding arrestin domain-containing protein 4-like yields MGIIKKFAIRFDEDKVVYQLGDVVSGHVLLHLNENIKCKAVYMRFRGKAYTEWMDQAIPIRLGFSNLVKHYNEKCVLEERVNMWGKGKGSEHNDTEQKYLVAGEHKFPFQLRLPPNDLPCSFEGDYGYVRYFASCVLQRPRATDIDTRNGFTILGLPVDLNTITDVQVPMETELVKQVSCCFVRSGRVAMTASINRRGYTPGDRIAINLDLENNTNRKVTCVKATLVQEVMYQAKRGGSGRTKKRRTVQTAKGLNSPGCKANERLRWNGKTLTVPPVPPTGLEGCPFIDIQYFVKLRALVKGESRSLDVSFSVVVGTVPITRLVQQSTQSDLSLSLEDDVDDIQNIVPALPPPYTEHSENDTTHEQYLPPIPSYDDLFSSSGSLSFGAPLGKSSLGLG; encoded by the exons ATGGGAATCATTAAGAAATTCGCCATCAGATTTGACGAAGACAAAGTTGTTTATCAACTTGGTGATGTTGTGTCAGGACACGTGCTGCTGCACCTCAATGAAAACATTAAATGTAAAG CTGTCTACATGCGTTTTAGAGGTAAGGCATACACAGAATGGATGGACCAGGCAATACCAATACGTCTGGGATTCTCAAACCTCGTTAAACATTACAATGAAAAATGTGTACTCGAAGAAAGAGTCAACATGTGGGGAAAAG GTAAGGGATCGGAACATAACGATACAGAACAAAAGTATTTAGTGGCGGGGGAACATAAGTTTCCATTTCAACTTCGACTTCCACCAAATGATCTTCCATGTTCTTTTGAAGGCGACTATGGGTACGTTAGATACTTTGCCAGTTGTGTTTTGCAGCGCCCTCGGGCGACAGATATCGACACGAGAAATGGTTTCACAATCTTGGGCCTACCTGTGGATCTCAACACTATTACAGATGTGCAG GTTCCCATGGAAACAGAGCTGGTCAAACAAGTGAGCTGTTGTTTTGTGCGTTCAGGTCGTGTGGCAATGACAGCCAGTATAAATCGTCGTGGGTATACCCCGGGTGATCGCATCGCTATCAATTTAGACCTAGAAAACAACACAAACAGGAAGGTCACCTGTGTCAAAGCTACGCTAGTACAG GAAGTCATGTACCAGGCCAAGAGAGGAGGGTCGGGGAGAACGAAAAAGAGAAGAACAGTACAAACTGCAAAGGGGTTAAATTCACCAGGTTGCAAAGCAAACGAACGACTTAGATGGAATGGTAAGACGTTGACTGTACCACCCGTACCACCCACAGGATTAGAAGGATGTCCATTTAttgatatacaatattttgtcaAG CTTCGGGCTTTGGTCAAAGGGGAGTCTCGGAGTTTGGATGTTAGTTTTTCAGTCGTAGTTGGTACAGTACCAATAACTCGTCTTGTCCAACAAAGTACTCAGTCCGATCTGTCACTGTCACTAGAAGATGATGTTGATGATATCCAAAACATAGTTCCCGCCCTTCCGCCACCCTATACAGAGCATTCCGAAAACGACACAACACATGAACAGTACTTGC CTCCAATTCCATCGTATGATGATCTGTTCTCAAGCTCAGGGTCATTGTCATTTGGTGCACCTCTTGGGAAATCATCTCTCGGACTTGGCTGA